The following proteins are co-located in the Labrys monachus genome:
- a CDS encoding serine/threonine dehydratase codes for MISPDDIRAAARRIAPHIRRTPLATIEAGAFGFDHPVQLKFEFMQHAGSFKPRGAFNNLLSQAVPAAGVAAASGGNHGIAVAHAARALGHKARIFVPVISSPAKIAAIRARGADLEIGGERYADAQAACDAYAAASGALVVHPFDSWATMAGQGTLGLEWEEQSGGELDTLLVATGGGGLIAGIAAWFAGRIRIVSVEPEGSQCLKAALEAGGPVDVGVESLAADSLGARNCGPRVYAVASRFVASAVTVPDRAIRDAQMCAWDRLRVALEPGGATALAALLAGAYRPAPGERIGVLLCGANVSLDSIAA; via the coding sequence ATGATATCGCCTGACGACATTCGCGCCGCCGCGCGGCGCATTGCGCCGCATATCCGCCGCACGCCCCTGGCGACCATCGAGGCGGGCGCTTTCGGCTTCGATCATCCGGTTCAGCTCAAATTCGAGTTCATGCAGCATGCAGGCTCCTTCAAGCCGCGCGGCGCCTTCAACAATCTCCTGTCCCAGGCCGTGCCGGCGGCCGGCGTCGCGGCGGCTTCGGGCGGCAACCACGGCATCGCCGTCGCTCATGCGGCGCGCGCGCTCGGGCACAAGGCGAGGATCTTCGTCCCGGTGATCTCGAGCCCGGCCAAGATCGCGGCGATCCGCGCCCGCGGCGCCGATCTCGAGATCGGCGGCGAACGCTATGCGGATGCGCAGGCCGCCTGCGATGCCTATGCCGCCGCGAGCGGCGCGCTCGTGGTCCATCCCTTCGATTCCTGGGCGACCATGGCGGGCCAGGGCACGCTCGGCCTCGAATGGGAGGAGCAGTCGGGCGGCGAGCTCGATACGCTGCTGGTGGCGACCGGCGGCGGCGGCCTGATCGCCGGCATCGCCGCCTGGTTCGCCGGACGGATCAGGATCGTCTCGGTGGAACCCGAGGGCTCGCAATGCCTGAAGGCGGCGCTGGAAGCCGGCGGCCCGGTGGATGTCGGCGTCGAAAGCCTGGCCGCCGATTCGCTCGGCGCCCGCAATTGCGGGCCGCGCGTCTACGCCGTCGCCAGCCGCTTCGTCGCCTCGGCCGTCACGGTGCCCGACCGGGCCATACGCGACGCGCAGATGTGCGCATGGGACAGGCTGCGCGTGGCGCTGGAACCGGGCGGCGCCACCGCCCTGGCCGCGCTCCTTGCCGGTGCCTATCGGCCGGCGCCGGGAGAAAGAATCGGCGTCCTGCTCTGCGGCGCCAACGTCTCCCTCGACAGCATCGCGGCATAG
- a CDS encoding DUF1223 domain-containing protein yields MRRIVVAALTMLAFGGPAFAQPRAVIELFTSQGCSSCPPADRMMNRWVLDPNLIALSLPVDYWDYLGWKDTLANHGFSQRQRAYAEARGDRAVYTPQIVVDGVLHAVGSNGEEVDRAIDAAGRKVGVLSVPVSISGSSGDYEVALGGSTARGEVWVVPVEHKADVKIERGENTGRTVTYSNVVRGFRKVADYDGKAATLRLTSADVGAPGADSFVVLVQASIRGMPGAILGAAMKWP; encoded by the coding sequence ATGCGTCGGATCGTTGTTGCAGCATTGACGATGCTGGCCTTCGGAGGGCCGGCCTTCGCCCAGCCGCGCGCGGTGATCGAGCTTTTCACGAGCCAGGGCTGCTCCTCCTGCCCGCCCGCCGACCGGATGATGAACCGGTGGGTGCTCGATCCCAACCTCATCGCCCTGTCGCTGCCGGTCGACTATTGGGATTATCTCGGCTGGAAGGATACCCTGGCCAATCACGGCTTCTCCCAGCGCCAGCGCGCCTATGCGGAGGCCCGCGGCGACCGGGCTGTCTATACCCCGCAGATCGTCGTCGACGGCGTCCTCCACGCCGTCGGCTCGAATGGCGAGGAGGTCGATCGCGCCATCGACGCTGCCGGCAGGAAGGTCGGCGTCCTCTCCGTGCCCGTATCGATTTCGGGGTCGAGCGGCGACTATGAGGTTGCGCTGGGCGGCAGCACGGCGCGGGGCGAGGTCTGGGTCGTGCCGGTCGAACACAAGGCCGACGTGAAGATCGAGCGGGGCGAGAACACCGGCCGCACCGTGACCTATTCCAACGTGGTCAGGGGTTTTCGCAAGGTCGCCGACTATGACGGCAAGGCAGCGACGCTGAGGCTGACCTCGGCGGATGTCGGGGCGCCGGGCGCCGACAGCTTCGTCGTGCTGGTGCAGGCCAGCATACGCGGCATGCCCGGAGCCATCCTCGGCGCGGCCATGAAGTGGCCTTAG
- a CDS encoding GntR family transcriptional regulator produces the protein MADEQESTVEWVYGELTTMAIAFQLRPSERINEVALAKKLGVSRTPLREALNRLVADGYLDFVPQQGFFRRALDPQEIFDLYEVRKSIEVSGIGLAIQRAKAPDLEAIRDFLDTSSADIPGRTIADLVELDEIFHNRMIALSGNHELVQLLEKISGRIRFVRWIDMENGRRSVTQSEHRAILQAAMDRDEDRAKSLLGEHIDRRLDQIVEAVKEGYARIYIASSVMGRPEKVDIPPVRPGTGERG, from the coding sequence ATGGCTGATGAGCAGGAAAGCACCGTGGAGTGGGTTTACGGAGAGCTCACGACCATGGCGATCGCTTTCCAGCTGCGGCCTTCGGAACGCATCAACGAAGTCGCCCTGGCAAAAAAGCTCGGGGTGAGCCGGACGCCGCTGCGCGAAGCCCTGAACAGGCTCGTCGCCGACGGCTATCTCGACTTCGTCCCGCAGCAGGGTTTCTTCCGGCGGGCGCTCGACCCGCAGGAGATCTTCGACCTCTACGAGGTTCGCAAGAGCATCGAGGTGTCGGGTATCGGACTGGCGATCCAGCGGGCCAAGGCACCCGATCTGGAGGCGATCCGCGATTTTCTCGATACCAGTTCGGCCGACATTCCGGGCCGGACCATTGCCGATCTCGTCGAACTCGACGAGATCTTCCACAACCGCATGATCGCGCTGAGCGGCAATCACGAATTGGTGCAGCTCCTGGAGAAGATCAGCGGCCGCATCCGTTTCGTCCGCTGGATCGACATGGAGAACGGCCGGCGCAGCGTCACCCAGTCTGAACACCGCGCCATCCTCCAGGCGGCGATGGACCGGGACGAGGACCGTGCGAAATCCCTTCTCGGCGAGCATATCGACCGGCGGCTCGACCAGATCGTCGAGGCCGTCAAGGAAGGCTATGCCCGTATCTACATCGCCTCCTCCGTGATGGGCCGTCCCGAAAAGGTCGACATCCCTCCGGTCCGCCCGGGAACGGGCGAGCGGGGCTGA
- a CDS encoding MFS transporter: MQGWFTDLTAVERRTFWACFSGWALDAMDVQIYALAMPTLIAVWGLTKSQGGTLATTALVVSSLGGIIAGFLADRIGRKKVLQITILWFSVFTALSGFTHSFGELMVTRSLQGLGFGGEWAAGAALMSEVIRKEYRGRAVGAVQSGWSVGYGAAAILFAIVFSVLPRDIAWRAMFWIGLLPAVAVLFFRRNLEEPEVFLQTRRLQEKSGARVRIGEIFERPLLGLTAAASLLAAASLGGNYTILSWLPTYLAESRHLSVLGTGGYLIVNIAGSFCGYLSAAHLSDFLGRRKTFVICAICAAVVVAFYMFAPIGDVATLLLGFPLGFFQSGIVSGMGAAFAEIYPTRVRATGQGFSYNFGRGLGSLIPALVGVIALPLGLNNAIGICAAAAYAVAVIAALMLPETKGKEFTAHD, translated from the coding sequence ATGCAAGGCTGGTTCACAGACCTGACGGCAGTCGAAAGAAGGACGTTCTGGGCCTGCTTTTCCGGCTGGGCGCTGGACGCGATGGATGTCCAGATCTACGCGCTCGCCATGCCGACCCTGATTGCGGTCTGGGGGCTGACCAAGTCGCAGGGCGGCACCCTGGCGACGACGGCGCTGGTCGTCTCCTCGCTCGGCGGCATCATCGCCGGGTTCCTCGCCGACCGGATCGGCCGCAAGAAGGTCCTGCAGATCACCATCCTCTGGTTCTCGGTCTTCACGGCACTGTCGGGCTTCACCCATTCCTTCGGCGAACTGATGGTCACCCGCAGCCTGCAGGGCCTCGGCTTCGGCGGGGAATGGGCGGCAGGCGCCGCGCTGATGAGCGAGGTGATCCGCAAGGAATATCGCGGCCGGGCCGTCGGCGCCGTGCAGAGCGGCTGGTCCGTGGGCTATGGCGCTGCGGCCATCCTGTTCGCCATCGTCTTCTCCGTCCTGCCGCGCGATATCGCCTGGCGCGCCATGTTCTGGATCGGCCTGCTCCCGGCCGTTGCGGTGCTGTTCTTCCGGCGCAACCTCGAAGAGCCGGAGGTGTTCCTGCAGACGCGCCGCCTGCAGGAAAAGAGCGGGGCACGGGTTCGCATCGGCGAGATCTTCGAAAGGCCGCTCCTCGGCCTGACAGCGGCGGCAAGCCTGCTCGCGGCGGCCTCGCTCGGCGGCAACTACACCATCCTCAGCTGGCTCCCGACCTATCTGGCCGAAAGCCGCCATCTCTCGGTCCTGGGCACCGGCGGCTACCTCATCGTCAACATTGCCGGGTCCTTCTGCGGCTATCTGAGCGCCGCCCACCTGAGCGACTTCCTCGGGCGCCGCAAGACCTTCGTGATCTGCGCGATCTGCGCCGCGGTGGTGGTGGCCTTCTACATGTTCGCGCCGATCGGCGATGTCGCCACGCTCCTGCTCGGCTTTCCGCTAGGCTTCTTCCAGTCCGGCATCGTCTCCGGCATGGGCGCCGCCTTCGCCGAGATCTATCCGACCCGCGTCCGCGCCACGGGGCAGGGCTTTTCCTACAATTTCGGACGGGGCCTCGGCTCGCTGATCCCGGCTCTCGTCGGCGTCATCGCCCTGCCCCTGGGGCTGAACAACGCCATCGGCATCTGCGCCGCCGCCGCCTACGCCGTCGCGGTGATCGCCGCCCTCATGCTTCCCGAGACCAAAGGCAAGGAGTTCACCGCCCATGACTGA
- a CDS encoding thiamine pyrophosphate-binding protein, translating into MTDAAADPLPDAARRSNARTGGQLIVDGLAANGVERVFCVPGESYLDVLDALHATPQIDVVVCRHEGAAANMAEADGKSTGRPGICFVTRGPGATHASIGVHIAFQDSTPMILFVGQVERSVRGREAFQEIDYRAMFGPVAKWAVEIDDPARIPEILARAFRTSMSGRPGPVVVALPEDMLAEAAAVDDILVRSAPSASLSAGDIERIAGLLDTARAPLLIVGGGGWTAPQRADLERFAVAHDLPVAVSFRRQDALDNLHPTYAGHLGLGVSPALAQLVRTSDLLIVLGSRLGDVTTSGYALLDGPMATQTLVHIHPDPDEIGRVFQALVGIAAPAGACLAQLAALPGRGERPWRRRMEQGHADYLAFSDPARVTPPVSGVDLARVVALVGEQAESGTVITNGAGNYTVWVHRFHRFRQAHSQLAPTNGSMGYGLPAAVAAKLRNPEKTVVCFAGDGCFLMYPQEMGTALANGAAIIVIIVNNGRYGTIRMHQERRFPGRPMATDIRNPDFQLLARAMGAHAERVEATDDFLPAFRRAQQAGRPAIIELVTDPDQLTPDRRITPAA; encoded by the coding sequence ATGACTGACGCCGCCGCCGATCCTCTCCCTGACGCCGCCCGGCGCAGCAACGCCCGGACCGGCGGACAGCTGATCGTCGACGGTCTCGCCGCCAACGGGGTGGAGCGCGTCTTCTGCGTGCCCGGCGAGAGCTATCTCGACGTGCTGGACGCCCTCCATGCGACGCCGCAGATCGATGTCGTGGTCTGCCGCCACGAGGGCGCCGCCGCCAACATGGCCGAGGCCGACGGCAAGTCGACGGGCCGCCCCGGCATCTGCTTCGTGACGCGCGGGCCCGGTGCCACGCATGCCAGCATCGGGGTGCACATCGCCTTCCAGGATTCGACGCCGATGATCCTCTTCGTCGGTCAGGTCGAACGCTCGGTCCGGGGCCGCGAAGCCTTCCAGGAGATCGACTACCGGGCCATGTTCGGGCCTGTCGCGAAATGGGCGGTCGAAATCGACGATCCGGCCCGGATTCCGGAAATCCTGGCGCGGGCCTTCCGCACGTCGATGTCCGGACGCCCCGGCCCTGTCGTCGTGGCCCTGCCGGAAGACATGCTCGCCGAGGCGGCCGCCGTCGACGACATCCTCGTCCGGTCGGCCCCCTCCGCCAGCCTTTCCGCCGGGGATATCGAGCGGATCGCCGGCCTCCTCGATACGGCCCGGGCCCCCCTCCTCATCGTGGGCGGCGGCGGGTGGACGGCGCCGCAGCGAGCGGATCTGGAACGCTTCGCCGTCGCCCACGACCTTCCGGTCGCCGTTTCGTTCCGCCGCCAGGACGCGCTCGACAATCTGCATCCGACCTATGCCGGCCATCTCGGGCTCGGCGTCTCGCCCGCCCTGGCGCAGCTGGTGAGGACGTCGGACCTCCTGATCGTGCTCGGCTCCCGGCTCGGCGACGTCACGACGTCGGGCTATGCGCTGCTGGACGGCCCGATGGCCACGCAGACGCTCGTCCATATCCATCCCGATCCCGACGAGATCGGCCGCGTCTTCCAGGCGCTGGTCGGGATCGCGGCCCCGGCCGGCGCCTGCCTCGCCCAGCTTGCCGCCCTGCCCGGCCGGGGCGAGCGGCCGTGGCGGCGGCGGATGGAGCAGGGCCATGCCGACTATCTCGCCTTCAGCGATCCGGCGCGAGTCACGCCGCCGGTCAGCGGCGTCGATCTCGCCCGTGTCGTCGCGCTCGTCGGCGAGCAGGCTGAAAGCGGCACGGTGATCACCAACGGTGCCGGCAACTACACCGTCTGGGTGCATCGCTTCCATCGCTTCCGCCAGGCCCATTCGCAGCTCGCGCCCACCAATGGATCGATGGGCTACGGCCTTCCCGCCGCTGTCGCGGCCAAGCTCCGCAATCCCGAGAAGACCGTCGTCTGCTTTGCCGGCGACGGCTGCTTCCTGATGTACCCGCAGGAAATGGGCACCGCCCTGGCGAATGGGGCGGCCATCATCGTGATCATCGTCAACAACGGCCGCTACGGCACCATCCGCATGCATCAGGAGCGGCGCTTTCCCGGCCGGCCGATGGCGACCGACATCCGCAATCCCGACTTCCAGCTGTTGGCCCGCGCCATGGGCGCCCATGCCGAAAGGGTCGAGGCCACGGACGATTTCCTGCCCGCCTTCCGCCGGGCGCAGCAGGCCGGGCGGCCGGCGATCATCGAGCTCGTCACCGATCCCGACCAGTTGACCCCCGACAGGCGCATCACGCCGGCAGCGTGA
- a CDS encoding beta-propeller fold lactonase family protein, whose protein sequence is MSADEKTDRKPTGRPPAKAAAVAAMLAAGLLSATAQAEPLIISANDGLNQMVDGAYHVRPGAQHGSLAGFDASQFPPRKLWEIPADHSAVGPPAGVAVSRDGHFAYVSNPAVPDPQHPDKPAAPAELQIVDLKAAPPAVVDRPKLATRPWGIALNRAGTLLLAASGKGAVYVLVLDGGKVVSSGAVDVGTETARVMSVAITPDGRWALATKRGENTVAVLRIEGTSVSYTGRDITTGSNPYSVVISPDGSRAAVTDIGRSSGDADAVTLVDLASPTFHAAGVVPVAATPEAVTISPDGRFMAVTSINGSNIAHGKPGSSSVSLIQVFDLAKPLPVLAATAEVSANAQGVQFTPDSRHLLVQEFALDRISLFDFDGTHLSRLEAALPLGGGPSAIAATFP, encoded by the coding sequence ATGTCCGCAGACGAGAAAACCGATCGCAAGCCAACGGGCCGCCCTCCGGCGAAGGCGGCGGCGGTGGCGGCGATGCTTGCCGCCGGCCTGCTGTCGGCGACGGCGCAGGCCGAACCGCTGATCATCTCCGCCAATGACGGGCTGAACCAGATGGTCGATGGGGCCTATCACGTCAGGCCGGGTGCGCAGCATGGCTCGCTCGCCGGCTTCGACGCCTCGCAGTTTCCGCCGCGAAAGCTCTGGGAGATCCCCGCCGATCATTCGGCCGTCGGTCCGCCGGCTGGCGTCGCCGTGTCCCGCGACGGCCATTTTGCCTATGTCTCGAATCCGGCCGTGCCCGACCCGCAGCATCCGGACAAGCCCGCGGCCCCGGCCGAACTCCAGATCGTCGACCTGAAGGCTGCTCCGCCTGCCGTCGTCGACAGGCCGAAGCTCGCCACCAGACCCTGGGGCATCGCCCTGAACCGAGCCGGCACGCTGCTGCTCGCGGCGAGCGGCAAGGGTGCGGTCTATGTCCTGGTTCTCGACGGAGGCAAAGTCGTCTCCTCCGGGGCGGTCGATGTCGGCACGGAGACGGCCAGGGTCATGAGCGTGGCAATCACGCCCGACGGCAGATGGGCGCTGGCGACCAAGCGTGGCGAGAACACCGTTGCCGTCCTCAGGATCGAGGGAACGAGCGTTTCCTATACGGGACGGGACATCACCACAGGCTCCAACCCCTACAGCGTCGTGATCAGCCCGGATGGAAGCCGGGCAGCCGTCACCGATATCGGGCGCAGTTCCGGCGATGCCGATGCCGTTACCCTCGTCGACCTGGCCTCGCCGACCTTTCACGCCGCGGGCGTGGTGCCGGTGGCGGCGACACCGGAGGCCGTCACCATCTCGCCGGACGGGCGGTTCATGGCGGTGACGTCGATCAACGGCAGCAATATCGCCCATGGCAAGCCGGGATCGTCCTCGGTGTCGCTGATCCAGGTCTTCGACCTGGCGAAGCCGCTGCCGGTCCTCGCCGCCACGGCCGAGGTGAGCGCCAACGCCCAGGGCGTGCAGTTCACGCCGGATTCGCGCCATCTGCTCGTGCAGGAATTCGCCCTCGACCGGATTTCGCTGTTCGATTTCGACGGTACGCATCTGTCCAGGCTCGAGGCGGCGCTTCCCCTCGGCGGCGGCCCTTCCGCCATCGCTGCGACCTTTCCGTGA
- a CDS encoding putative quinol monooxygenase, with translation MKTIIAHVGAAMLAAAGVLVLAGSANAADPVGPVTLVSHVDVIPDAYVAQSEEKSWGFLRTEMAATKSDKDLVSYIVLRQTDGPNHFTIVETWGSYAALAAHQGSAHTVKFRADIQPYLGSPFDARLHQNFE, from the coding sequence ATGAAGACAATCATCGCACATGTCGGCGCCGCCATGCTCGCGGCCGCGGGTGTGCTCGTCCTGGCCGGCTCGGCCAACGCGGCGGATCCGGTCGGCCCGGTGACGCTCGTCAGCCACGTCGACGTGATTCCCGACGCCTATGTCGCGCAGAGCGAGGAAAAGTCGTGGGGCTTCCTCCGCACCGAGATGGCGGCGACCAAGAGCGACAAGGATCTCGTCTCCTATATCGTCCTGCGCCAGACGGACGGCCCCAACCATTTCACCATCGTCGAGACCTGGGGCAGCTACGCCGCCCTTGCCGCGCATCAGGGCTCTGCCCATACGGTGAAGTTCCGTGCGGACATCCAGCCCTATCTGGGCAGCCCATTCGACGCCCGCCTCCACCAGAATTTCGAATGA
- a CDS encoding YihY/virulence factor BrkB family protein yields the protein MSRPMGLINFLWRVIQRYVAHDGYAMASHMALSTLTALFPFLIFVTALAGLVGTAGLQEEIVRLLFDSWPHSVASPIAEEVVNVLGSSHPGLVTLSAIIAVVLATNGIEAIRIGANRAYGLVETRSFWRCRLQSLVFVLVAALALITLALFVVLWPVMWRNALAYLPFLAAFAFVIELARYGITVVVLGGAIILIHLFLVASRPRFWTIWPGSLVTLGLWLAGGELFSLYITNFNTYSKLYAGLGGVFAALFFLWLVAVAFLLGAEINALLAEGRAERRARRRP from the coding sequence TTGTCTCGGCCGATGGGGCTCATCAATTTCCTCTGGCGCGTGATCCAGCGCTATGTCGCGCATGACGGCTATGCGATGGCGAGCCATATGGCGCTCTCGACCCTGACGGCCCTGTTTCCTTTCCTGATCTTCGTGACGGCGCTGGCCGGCCTCGTCGGTACCGCCGGCCTGCAGGAGGAGATCGTGCGCCTCCTGTTCGACAGCTGGCCGCACAGCGTGGCCAGCCCGATCGCCGAGGAGGTCGTCAACGTGCTGGGCTCCTCGCACCCGGGCCTGGTGACGCTCAGCGCCATCATCGCCGTGGTGCTCGCCACCAACGGCATCGAGGCCATCCGCATCGGTGCCAACCGGGCCTACGGCCTCGTCGAGACGCGGTCCTTCTGGCGGTGCCGGCTGCAGAGCCTCGTCTTCGTGCTCGTCGCCGCCCTCGCCCTCATCACGCTGGCCCTGTTCGTGGTGCTGTGGCCGGTGATGTGGCGCAATGCGCTCGCCTATCTGCCCTTCCTGGCGGCGTTCGCCTTCGTCATCGAACTCGCCCGCTACGGCATCACCGTCGTCGTGCTCGGCGGGGCGATCATCCTGATCCATCTCTTCCTGGTCGCAAGCCGGCCGCGCTTCTGGACGATCTGGCCGGGCTCGCTCGTGACGCTGGGGCTGTGGCTCGCCGGCGGGGAGCTCTTCAGCCTCTACATCACCAATTTCAACACCTATTCGAAGCTCTATGCCGGCCTCGGCGGCGTCTTCGCCGCGCTGTTCTTCCTGTGGCTGGTGGCTGTGGCCTTCCTGCTCGGCGCCGAAATCAACGCGCTGCTGGCCGAGGGCCGGGCGGAGCGGCGCGCGCGCCGGCGCCCCTGA
- a CDS encoding MFS transporter — translation MVDLAASQPSGHVRSRTVQDHIDELPMWADGTHLPAAPMTGMQWLIWSLAAAGKFFEGFVVFMTGVALPLLSNEFDIGAAEHGVIGAASLAGILVGAVALGGLSDRFGRKPMFVAEMVLFCAFLVGLVFCPNYPLLVVFLFGLGLSLGCDYPTAHMIISESIPSTSRGRLVLGAFAFQAVGALGGTVVGYAVLSTLPEIGAWRWMYASAIIPAILVTIGRFYIVESANWLSSRGEMAKAEQAVRRLLVRKPQYPAEIRLATRHGDGMGHGSPAGQSWTSLFSKANRRATILASVPWFLQDLGTYGIGIFTPTILAVALGANSDHARSVADLILNDIVAAKGAALITTLLIVGIIFAVLLADTVGRIALQILGFIGCAAGLFLASLASSFSGGTSTLLIFAGFMLFNFMTNLGPNAQTYLLAGEVFPTAIRGKGAGFAAAFAKIGAVATAFLFPILLASIGTTALLYGLIVVSILGALVTWLYRIETTGVNLDRLDQPFEAASTGGSVPVAAE, via the coding sequence ATGGTCGATCTCGCAGCGTCGCAACCGTCTGGACATGTCCGGTCGAGAACGGTCCAGGACCACATCGACGAATTGCCGATGTGGGCGGATGGCACCCATCTGCCCGCGGCGCCGATGACCGGCATGCAATGGCTGATCTGGTCGCTCGCCGCGGCTGGCAAATTCTTCGAAGGCTTCGTCGTGTTCATGACGGGCGTGGCGCTGCCTCTCCTGTCGAACGAATTCGACATCGGCGCCGCCGAGCACGGCGTCATCGGCGCCGCGAGCCTCGCCGGCATCCTGGTCGGCGCCGTCGCCCTCGGCGGCCTGTCCGACCGCTTCGGCCGCAAGCCGATGTTCGTCGCCGAGATGGTGCTGTTCTGCGCCTTCCTCGTCGGCCTGGTGTTCTGCCCGAACTATCCGCTGCTGGTGGTCTTCCTGTTCGGCCTCGGGCTGTCGCTCGGCTGCGACTACCCGACCGCCCACATGATCATCTCCGAGAGCATTCCCTCCACCAGCCGCGGCAGGCTCGTGCTCGGCGCCTTCGCCTTCCAGGCGGTCGGCGCCCTCGGCGGCACGGTGGTCGGCTATGCCGTGCTGTCGACCCTGCCGGAGATCGGCGCCTGGCGCTGGATGTACGCCTCGGCGATCATCCCCGCGATCCTCGTGACGATCGGCCGTTTCTACATCGTGGAAAGCGCCAATTGGCTCTCGTCGCGCGGCGAGATGGCCAAGGCCGAACAGGCGGTGAGGCGCCTGCTGGTGCGCAAGCCGCAATATCCGGCGGAGATCAGGCTGGCGACGCGGCACGGCGACGGCATGGGCCACGGCTCACCGGCCGGTCAGAGCTGGACGTCGCTGTTCAGCAAGGCCAACCGGCGCGCCACCATCCTCGCTTCCGTTCCCTGGTTCCTGCAGGATCTCGGCACCTACGGCATCGGCATCTTCACGCCGACCATCCTGGCCGTGGCGCTGGGCGCCAATTCCGATCACGCCCGCAGCGTCGCCGACCTCATCCTGAACGACATCGTGGCGGCCAAGGGCGCCGCCCTGATCACCACATTGCTGATCGTCGGCATCATCTTCGCCGTGCTGCTCGCCGATACGGTCGGCCGCATCGCGCTGCAGATCCTCGGCTTCATCGGCTGCGCTGCCGGCCTGTTCCTGGCTTCTCTCGCCTCGAGCTTTTCCGGCGGTACCTCGACCCTGCTGATCTTCGCCGGCTTCATGCTCTTCAACTTCATGACCAATCTCGGCCCGAACGCCCAGACCTACCTGCTCGCCGGCGAAGTCTTCCCGACGGCGATCCGCGGCAAGGGTGCCGGATTCGCGGCCGCCTTCGCCAAGATCGGCGCAGTGGCGACCGCCTTCCTGTTCCCGATCCTTCTGGCGTCGATCGGCACCACGGCCCTGCTCTACGGCCTGATCGTGGTCTCGATCCTCGGGGCGCTCGTGACCTGGCTCTACCGCATCGAGACCACGGGCGTGAACCTCGATCGCCTCGATCAGCCGTTCGAGGCCGCTTCGACGGGCGGCTCCGTGCCGGTGGCGGCCGAATAG
- the pstS gene encoding phosphate ABC transporter substrate-binding protein PstS: MSADRLKKLNATLAAGGLGALLVFGQPAVPARAADVTLAETGSTLLYPLFDIWATDYARTHAGVHVTTAGTGSGAGIEQALAGKVQIGASDAYMSDAQARHYPGIVNVPMAISALTVNYDIPGLAADTHLKLDGPTLAGIYAGKVRMWDDAEIAALNPGVTLPHQGIVPVHRVEGSGDTFVFTQYLTFSTPAWENDIGYGTTVAWPAVPGTVTATGNAGVLQAIRQTPYSVGYIGISLHDDIAKAGIGTAALKGYSGEFLLPTPETIAAAAASLGPRTPADERLTLVNAPGAGAYPLVNYEYAIVSTRQADPQTAAAIRRFLLWAIAPDEANEKYLDDAHFIALPAHIWVLSHDQIETIR; this comes from the coding sequence ATGTCCGCCGATCGCCTGAAGAAGCTGAACGCGACGCTCGCCGCCGGAGGCCTTGGCGCCCTGCTCGTGTTCGGCCAGCCCGCCGTGCCGGCCCGCGCCGCCGACGTCACCCTGGCGGAGACCGGGTCGACGCTGCTCTACCCGCTGTTCGACATCTGGGCCACCGACTATGCCCGGACCCATGCCGGCGTGCACGTCACGACCGCCGGCACCGGATCGGGCGCTGGCATCGAGCAGGCGCTGGCGGGCAAGGTGCAGATCGGCGCATCCGACGCCTATATGTCGGACGCCCAGGCCCGCCATTATCCCGGCATCGTCAATGTGCCGATGGCGATCTCGGCGCTGACGGTGAATTATGATATTCCCGGGCTCGCCGCCGACACCCATCTGAAGCTCGACGGCCCGACTCTGGCGGGCATCTATGCCGGCAAGGTCCGCATGTGGGACGACGCCGAGATCGCCGCGCTCAATCCCGGCGTCACCCTGCCGCACCAGGGCATCGTCCCGGTGCATCGGGTCGAGGGCTCCGGCGATACCTTCGTCTTCACGCAGTACCTGACGTTCTCGACCCCGGCCTGGGAGAACGATATCGGTTACGGCACCACGGTCGCCTGGCCTGCCGTCCCGGGCACCGTGACCGCGACCGGCAATGCCGGCGTGCTGCAGGCGATCCGCCAGACGCCCTATTCGGTCGGCTATATCGGCATCAGCCTGCATGACGACATTGCCAAGGCCGGCATCGGCACCGCTGCCCTGAAGGGCTATTCGGGCGAGTTCCTGCTGCCGACGCCGGAAACGATCGCCGCCGCCGCCGCCTCGCTCGGGCCGCGCACGCCGGCCGACGAGCGCCTGACGCTGGTCAACGCGCCCGGCGCCGGCGCCTATCCGCTCGTCAACTACGAATACGCGATCGTCTCCACCCGGCAGGCCGATCCGCAGACGGCCGCGGCGATCCGCCGATTCCTGCTCTGGGCCATCGCGCCCGACGAGGCCAACGAGAAATATCTCGACGACGCCCATTTCATCGCGCTGCCGGCCCATATCTGGGTCCTCAGCCACGACCAGATCGAGACGATCCGGTAA